A window of Rhodospirillaceae bacterium genomic DNA:
CGCGCGCTTGAGGCGGGCATGCGGATCGACGTGGCCCTCGTTGACACGGTTCCGGTCGGCGTCGATACTTCCGCCGATCTGACGCGCGCCCGGGAATGGCTGGGCCGGGAATTTCTGAGCCGGGACGATGCGGCGAAGCCCAGATGATCCCCAGATTTTTTGCCGATTTTATTTGATAGGGTTGAGCAGGGCCAAGGCCATGGCATCAAAATCCGCCACCACCGATCCCACCACCGAGCCAGCAAAAACCATCGCCTTTCAGGGCGCGGCAGGGGCCTATTCGGACCTGGCCTGCCGGACGGTGTATCCGGACATGACGCCGCTGGCCTGTACGTCCTTTGAGGACACTTTTGCAGCGGTTGAGGATGGGCGCGCAAGCCTCGCCATGTTGCCGATCGAAAATTCCGAGGCCGGCCGGGTGGCAGACATCCACATGCTTCTTCCCCATACGACGCTTCATATCGTCGGCGAGCATTTTCAGCGCGTCCGCCATTGCCTGCTGGCATCGCCCCAGGCGACGCTTGCCAGCCTCAAACGTGTTTACAGCCATGTGCAGGCGCTTTCCCAGTGTCGGGCGGCGATTCGCGCCCTTGGGCTGGTGCCGGTCGCAACCATTGATACAGCGGCGGCCGCCGCTGAGGTGGCCGAACGGGGCGATGCAAGCGAAGCGGCGATCGCGTCCGAACTGGCTGCGGACCTTTACAAATTGACCGTTCTCAAGCGGGACATGGAGGATGCCGAACGCAACACGACGCGTTTCGTTCTTCTGGCGAGGGATGCGATTGCCCCTGAACCGGATGTGCCCACCGGACAGGACAAGCGGATCACCAGCTTCATTTTCTCGGTTCGCAACGTGCCGGCGGCCCTTTACAAGGCGCTTGGCGGCTTTGCCACCAACGGCGTGAACATGTTGAAGGTCGAAAGTTATATGGTCGATGGCAGTTTTACCTCGACCCAGTTCTACGCGGAAATCGAAGGCCACCCGGAACAGAAAAACGTTCAGCTTGCCTTTGACG
This region includes:
- a CDS encoding prephenate dehydratase (catalyzes the formation of phenylpyruvate from prephenate in phenylalanine biosynthesis), encoding MASKSATTDPTTEPAKTIAFQGAAGAYSDLACRTVYPDMTPLACTSFEDTFAAVEDGRASLAMLPIENSEAGRVADIHMLLPHTTLHIVGEHFQRVRHCLLASPQATLASLKRVYSHVQALSQCRAAIRALGLVPVATIDTAAAAAEVAERGDASEAAIASELAADLYKLTVLKRDMEDAERNTTRFVLLARDAIAPEPDVPTGQDKRITSFIFSVRNVPAALYKALGGFATNGVNMLKVESYMVDGSFTSTQFYAEIEGHPEQKNVQLAFDELRFISREVKVLGVYRADPFREN